A part of Escherichia marmotae genomic DNA contains:
- the pldA gene encoding phospholipase A, which yields MRTLLGCLLPVCMLPIVANAQEATVKDVHDAPAVRGSIIANMLQEHDNPFTLYPYDTNYIIYTQTSDLNKEAIASYDWAENARKDEVKFQLSLAFPLWRGILGPNSVLGASYTQKSWWQLSNSEESSPFRETNYEPQLFLGFATDYRFAGWTLRDVEMGYNHDSNGRSDPTSRSWNRLYTRLMAENGNWLVEVKPWYVVGNTDDNPDITKYMGYYQLKIGYHLGDAVLSAKGQYNWNTGYGGAELGLSYPITKHVRLYTQVYSGYGESLIDYNFNQTRVGVGVMLNDLF from the coding sequence ATGCGGACTCTACTGGGCTGCTTGTTGCCGGTGTGTATGCTGCCGATAGTGGCAAATGCGCAAGAGGCAACGGTGAAAGATGTGCATGATGCGCCTGCAGTACGTGGCAGCATTATCGCCAATATGTTGCAGGAGCATGATAATCCTTTCACCCTTTATCCTTATGACACCAACTACATCATCTATACCCAGACCAGCGATCTGAATAAAGAAGCGATTGCCAGCTACGACTGGGCAGAAAACGCGCGTAAGGATGAAGTGAAATTCCAGTTGAGTCTGGCGTTTCCGCTGTGGCGGGGGATTTTGGGGCCAAACTCTGTACTGGGCGCTTCCTACACCCAGAAATCCTGGTGGCAGCTTTCTAATAGCGAAGAGTCATCGCCGTTTCGTGAAACCAACTATGAACCGCAATTGTTCCTCGGTTTTGCTACCGATTACCGTTTTGCAGGCTGGACACTGCGCGATGTGGAGATGGGCTACAACCATGACTCGAACGGGCGTTCTGACCCGACGTCCCGTAGCTGGAACCGCCTTTATACCCGCCTGATGGCAGAAAACGGTAACTGGCTGGTAGAAGTGAAGCCGTGGTATGTGGTGGGTAATACGGACGATAACCCGGATATCACCAAATATATGGGTTACTACCAGCTTAAAATCGGCTATCACCTCGGTGATGCGGTATTGAGCGCGAAAGGGCAGTATAACTGGAACACCGGTTACGGCGGCGCAGAGTTAGGCTTAAGTTACCCAATCACCAAACATGTGCGTCTTTATACTCAGGTCTACAGCGGTTACGGCGAATCACTTATCGACTATAACTTTAACCAGACCCGCGTCGGTGTGGGGGTTATGCTAAACGACCTGTTCTAA